DNA from Labrus bergylta chromosome 3, fLabBer1.1, whole genome shotgun sequence:
atagctgatcccaacttactggtACATGTcggcaacaaaacatcaatgtcaatAAAGTACAGACAGATTCCTGTGATTATAATTGTCTTATATCCCTTTACAACAACAGttatacatctgttagtcaataCATACTTCTGACTACACattagtgatgttgttaacttggaatcctttggatcagttttaccattgcacaggattagcatttctctcctgtgtgaatcatcatgtgtctggtcagatatCTCTTGGaactaaaccttttaccacactcagagcagctgaaaggtttctctcctgtgtgaatcatcatgtgtctggtcagatatCTCTTGGaactaaaccttttaccacactcagagcagctgaaaggtttctctcctgtgtgactcatcttgtgattggttagatttcctctttgggtaaagcttttactgcaaacagagcagctgaaagctttctctcctgtatgaactaacatgtgtctggtcagatgtTCTCCtcgggtaaagcttttactgcaaacagagcagctgaagggtttctctcctgtatgaactaacatgtgtctggtcagatgtTCTCCtcgggtaaagcttttactgcaaacagagcagctgaagggtttctctcctgtatgaactaacatgtgacTGGTCAGATTTACTCTTAGGGTAAATCTTTTTTCACACTCAGaacagctgaaggctttctctcctgtatgaactaacatgtgacTGGTCAGATTTTGTCTATGTGTAAAACATTTACTGCAAatagagcagctgaaggctttctcacCTGTATGAattaacatgtgtgtggtcagacttcctctttgggtaaaacttttaccacactcagagcagctgtaAGGTTTCTCTCCtttatgaactaacatgtgtctggtcagagtCCCTTTtcggttaaatcttttaccacactccgAGCAGCTGtgtggtctcttaccagtctttagtttcttatttttcaagtttaattctAACAGATgttctcttgtctctttccaatcatgactgtcatcagtctcaggTCCATAAGAGTCTTCAGTCTCGACCgcagtctctggttgtaaacatctctctggatctgagtctctctctggttctgctcctccacagtcctctccatcaacccctgtttccatctgttcagtttgtctctgatgaagctgtgaggactgaggtttctcttcatcatcttcactcttcacagagacaggagtgaaggggaacttggtggtatcagcctcctccagtccttgaagctgttcttcctcctgactgatccacagttcctcatgttcttttttaatgtgttggggcttcgtatcctcctggtccagaatgtggctccactcctgctgcccaggtggaagctcttctttactcaccaacagctgctggacatctgcaggacacagtaaacaaacattaacggtacttagactgctttttaaatattaataagggctgtcaaatgatttcattttcaaaggctgaaaatcaataGTTGATTGGAATTGAccacattttaatcatgtttggaattcacttattttgaatttaaaaaaagtgtttaatgcttttattttgtaattttgtctTACGCTTAGgttacctttattttgaaagaaaataaggaacttgtgGTAGACTGAAGACTGAACTATattaacttaaccacagaaaaaaggaaaaaaacaaatcaaagtaaaTGAAACCAGCTGGAGaggttgtgtaaaaaaaaaaagtgagggcACCGGTAGCCAAAGGCTGTGAGGACTAAGGTTTCTCCTGatcatcattaagtcctggagagcgggcagcccgggattgaatccgacctgtagctcctttcccacaagtcattccccactctctctccttggtttctgattctgtcctatctctaaaataaatgcCTACACAATCCCATAAATACAtcaacaaaaagtgaaatgtttgatgtcacaggGATATTACTTCACTGCTTTTTTCCATCACTGCAGATACTGTGATTAAAAAACTGATTCACGCGTTAACGTTAACAGCCctacttttaatattttaattgacATGATCAATAGAAGCATGATAAGTTAATGCTACATTTCTATCCTGTCCTGTGTACTTGTTGCTATGGATGATGACATTTTAATTCTGTTGAAGAGAATGAATGGATTCTCTGTTACGATAGTTGGGAGAGAGATTGCTGTTGGGCGAGCTGAGCTACAGTAAAGCTGGCGCACTGTGCTGTCAATGAGGTTGAAACAGTGTGCTTTCAAATGAATTTAGAGACTATCAGCTCCACAGGAACCTCCTGACCTTTCTACCTTGGTTTCTAGGATTTTTTTCATCTCAATTTGAAATTTTTCTACGGCTATGAAATGAGTAGTAACTCTCTGAGCAGAAGCAGTGTCAGTCACAGTGGATGAGCTCAATGAAGGAAAGATGGACATCCTTCACAAGATGTCTGGCTTTTACCTGGGTGAAAGTTGACTTCCTGTCTTTCACTTGTTGTCCAACTTTGAGTCGCTTTTTTAAATGGgttgaatttgcagaacagggcttaccatgttccacTCAGGGCTGATGTGATGGGCAGTCACTATGCAAGCAGCTCTCAGGGCAAGAGCCTGAGAGGATAATAATACAGTTATCAAGTATGGCAATATTTCCACATTTCTTCTATAAATATGTAACAAGTAGACAAGATTCACCAGCAACTGACTCCTAACATCTCATCTCTCCCAGTCTTCttaccccctctctctcgctcactttCAAGTTTCAAACTTCCTGCTGTTGCTGAATTATCTGACCTcattcagaaatcaaaaccatctGCCTGTCCATTAGACCCTCTTCCTACTGTCCTCTTAAAAGCTTGCCTActagggatgcaacaatacagtcagcccACGGTTCAATACGTACCTCGGTTTTTTGGTCACGGTTCGGTTCTGACGGGCCGGGCcgttaaaatgtttccagttttaagtgttttaaactAATTTTACAGAACATCAAGGGATTTAGAAAGAGAgctactttttttcattttaaaactatttattttactttgaagcaaaacaaattcaGGTGCTCTCCTTTCAGCCTATTGCAACGGTCAGATTAGAtttgaacatgaagtaaactacaattagctcaatgaatgtcaacaaaaaagtgCATTGGTGGTATACTGTCAAATTTGTCTTTTAGTTACAATTATCGCTCCTCTCTTATTCttgtaatgttcagtattgtaaatatttggagtattaacagcagctcaaacaatttaagaacatttcaaaagacaTCAAACCTCACAGTGAAGGTTCAGACGTGGTTTATGAGCAGTTTAGAGTTTTTAATAAGAACACTGAGGGTGAtacgcagacacacagacagaggagcactcAGTTGATGTTGAAAGACATCAGTTAGTTAACAGACAGCAGCCTGCCATGTAGTTCACATACTTCACTGGTTAACATGGAAACCGTAGAGCAGATGatcaatttcactttttgtttcttgtccgtCCACTTATATGCGTAATGGCACGTTCCCCGACTCTTGCTCACCTGTATAGCTCTCACTCCCTCTCAGGCTCGTGGACCCACAGTTatcttttaatgcatgtttttgacATTCCCGGCAAACCGGGAATTGTCCCGGTTCTCCCGATGAGCCTGGCTGCTCCTCACTGCTTGCCATGCTAAAAGTAATGTTGTTGTCAGCGTCACCAAACTTAAGCGCGTGGTGATTAGCTATTAACTCACTTGGTGGGCGGGGTTTCCTCATCCCTACGCGCtgactcacaggcacacacaaacagagccaaTTTAGAGAGAAATACAATGCGCGAAAACTAGTTAAACGCCAAACCGTTAAAACCGCAATTTACAAGTCAGTATTGAACCATGGATGCCGTACCGAACGGTTCAATATTTTTTTGAGCATTGTTGCATGCCTATTGCCTACCCCCTCTGTCTTCCCTAATAATGGTCATCATacattcctccctcacctctggtcttgttcccatttctttcaaGTCAGCTTCAATAACCCCTATactagtggtgggcgatatgacgatcttagatcgtgaaggattttaacttgttgacgatctgccaaagcagggagagCGTAGAATCGGgcttatgtgtttattctatcatgctgcagtttacgCTCCAACATAGACGCGTCTCCCTCtcttttgctccgcagcggtgaaaacaaaaacttaaaagtagcctaaagtccgcaaaaacaactccatctcggttatatgcaactgttctgatatttttccaaactgacacgctgtgagcaacagttaacttatccgcatagtttgcacagttaagtttacatctcggatAGTCACACAAGAAACCTTTTAACGAGCtggagagacgttaacagtctgcagagagacagacagggcggagctcagacagacagtgatggGAGATATAACcctggtgtttaaaatattgctgtcggtgttttctgctctctctcagtttttaaaagttactatcatcctctccacccgaagctcacctgttgtgattaccgaatttatagggattacactTAACGACGTTACACGaagtgtgcagcaggcaggtgagagtgagtaaccatggtgactgtctgtctgtcaatcaacgatgtcccgccccctctatgaattaatcTCCTCTTTcggtaaaacttactttgatcatgtgttgcagaatgaacacattctgtattatgtttgattatatataaacaaaactaaagttagtccaatgatgtcataaaaaaacaacaaaacctaTAAACAAAGGCTGCGGAGCCTGTATAAAGctacagctgtaggaactctgcagggctaaaatagaacagaaacacaagaacttgaagtctacatgtttttaaatgaatgcatcactgcgtgaaaatgttcctgatgaacataaaaagaggacacataactaaatcattatttcaaagtggtgaaaattgtgcataaatattgatcaaaggGAGGGAAAGAcgtttctgttgctaaagatattctgggtgagagacctccagacctcctacaaagatgtttttcaaatagattaaacttgtctgcacagtttttgtgcattcaaaaacattatacagggaaataagtttggttgaactggtcagtaacttacaaatttgtctaaagatcagtatgaaaaaaattgtgataaaatcgtgatcgtgattttgccaaaataaaaatcgtgatatgatatttttcccatatcgcccacctctaccctatacttaagaaacctgctgcagacccaaaTGACTTCAATAACTTTCGTCCTATCTCTAATCTACCCTTCCAATCAAAGattcttgaaaaaacagttgcatctcaggttcacactcatttgtctgacaataacctctatgaacagttccagtctggtttccgccccctccatagcacagagacagcactggtaaaaatcactaatgacctcctcatggcagctgattccggacttctaaccatcctcatcctccttgatctaagtgcagccttcgacaccatctcccatcacacactccttgacAGACTTGCCTCCAATGGAATCACTGACACACCCTTGCACTGGTTTTCATCCTATCTCTCTGGTCGCACTCAGTTCACTCAACTCGGAACCTTCAAATCCCAGCCATTTCCAGTCACTaccggtgttcctcagggttctgtcctgggcccccttctgttcatcatctatctccttcctcttggccatatcttccgtaagtataacatccagttccattgctatgcggatgacacccagctctatctgtccaccaaacccacctcctccctcccgcccacttccCTGACTGATGGCCTGCAAGAAATTAAATCCTGGTTCACCTGcaacttcctcaaattaaacagtgacaaaaccgaGCTTCTCCTCATCAACAATCTCTAAACTCAACAGTTTTTCTCCGGCTATTGAACACTCCTCAGTTTCTCCCTCCACTCatgttaagagtctgggtgtcatcctagacagcacactatcattccaagctcacatcaataatgtcacccagtctgcttatttccatcttCGTAACATTAATCGCATCCACCCGTCCCTCACTCCCAGCAGTACCGACATCCTCgtcaacaccctggttacatcccgaactgactactgcaactcccttctcGTTGGTCTacctctcaagtccatccacaaacttcaactggtccagaactctgCCGCTCACATCTTCACCAGAACGCACTCTGGtaatcacatcacccctgtcctacagcagcttcattggctcccggttaaacattgcatcaccttcaaaattctgctcctcaccttcaaggccatccacaacctcgctccgctttacctctctgaactcctgcacataaacacacctacccgcactctcaggtcttcttattccattcaactcactgcaccactctggaactccctcccaccacaaatccgtaatgtcgactctctctccattttcaaatctcatctcaaaacacatctttttaaactggcatattcagtctgatcattctccacctggtctcataactcctttacatcctgtacatttgtgtttttaatgttaattttatcgttgtgttgttactttgttgtttttatttctgctctgtaaggtgacctggagagttttgaaaggcgcctttaaataaaatgtattattaacattatcaatatattaacctgatgtgttgctcctgctgattgtcattaagtttatattccctctgggCTACCTTCTTACATGTGTTGACCAGCTGTAACTctaatgttgcctgagataaaaatgaaccagaaagctgtagaaagttaccttcaagctagcacacatttctgTCAACAATTTTACATATGGCTACCAAATGgtaaatatgatcagacagtatgttgaacagaaaggctggcattatgtaaatgagccatgtgCTGCTGATCATTTTGTGATTATGTCAAATACTGCCTTTTCACACACCAAAGTGCTGAGCTAGCTCAATCTTTAGGAAAGAATAAGAGCGAAGACGCTGGCTTGTATGTCGCCGGCTTCAGACCCCACCACAGCACAGAAATCACCCTCATTAAAATCACCAATAACCTCCTCATCGCTGCAGACTCCGGATCCATCAGCATCCTCATCCTCCTAGACCTCTCTGCAGCCTTTGATACAGTCTCCCATACCATCCTCCTCAACCGCCTATCTGAACACCTAGACGGTGGTCTGGTCCAGCTCTCTCCTGGTTCCACTCCTACCTCTCCAACAGGCAACAGTTTGTCACCATCGGCGACTCCAGCTCCTCCCCAGCCCCATTTAACCAAGGAGTGCCGCAACGTTCTGTGCTTGGCCCTCTTCTCTTCACTGTCTACATGCTCCCCCTCTGTCTGATAATCCGCCAACATGGTCTCAATTTCTCCTCCGCCGATGACACACAACCCTACCTCAGCACCCTTCCTTCCACtaagctcccccccccccagtcactacctgcaggacatcaaaaCCTGCATGTCTTCCAACCTCCTAAAACTCAACAGCAGCAAGACTGAGCTCATGGTCGTGGCCCCCAAGGCACTGCTCAGGAAGGTTGGAGATCTCCTCCTCACTGTGGACGACTGCTCCATTCGTCCTTCACCCGAGGTCCGTAACCTAGGCGTCATCCTGGACTCCACCCTCTCTTTTAAATCCCACATCAAGTCCATCACCAAATCCGCCTTCTTCCATCTTAAGAACATCTCACGACTCCGGCCCCTCACTCCCGACCCCGTCGCAGAGACCCTCATTCACACCTTCATCACTTCACTCCTGGACTACTGCAATGGAGTTCTGTTCGGGCTACCAAATACTGCCCTGAACAGACTCCAATATGTCCAAAACTCCACTGCCAGGGTCCTCACACGCACCAAGCCCTCGCAGCACATCACCCCCACCCTCATtcacctccactggctcccgaTCATGGTCTAGCCCCACCATACCTCAccgacctcctccatccctaCACCCCGTCCCGACAGCTGCGGTCCTCAGCCACAGGCCTGCTCTCCACCCCCCACACCAAACTGCTATCTTTTGGTGACAGAGCCTTCAGTGCCCCAgcccccaccctctggaactctctccccgCCAAAATCTGCACTGCTTCAACCTCCTCTAACACCACatgttcaccaaagcattcagcctcagcTAACACTCCcccagctgatcacccacttcctttctccttcatttatatttctcttgttgtctcccattAATAGGCTAAaactgggtttttattttagaaacaagttgtgtttttcttttaatgtaaaaaagcGTCTTGCCACTGCAACTTTTTTACCTGTTTTAGATGATGGTGATCTCTGCTCAGTGTCTCCACATGGTTGATACTGCCTACCATGCATCCTTGAGGTTCATTAcaaactgtaaagctctgactcagtgTGAGTTGTACTCTCGGGTTGGATGGCCCGCTTTGGCGACCCGTAGGCTCATATACTGGTACACCTTAATATATAAGgtctgcttcctctctctgtgtttttatcatgcagagaAGTACCGGACAGTATTCTTTGAGTTCTCAGGACATCTTAatgctctctgtcccaaacgctcagacagaaattgggaaaagggcttttgggtcctctgcaccctcagcctggaatctgttgcagaatgacttaaagctcaaggagctggtgtccttaaatgttttaaaatctaaaatgaaagacatggaagcagattctataggatgttgatgttttagctcggctgtttgaacaactgattcccagatatgactcatagatggttctattttaatccaaactttagtgttttgtaaattgtactttggccaggtctcccctgaaaaagaggtttttaatctcaatgggaccaacctcattaaaaaaaaatatatatatattgccaCGAAGTGAATTATATTCATGACAACTCACGTCGCAGATTTTTGGATTCAATAGGTGAagacttaaagagtcttttagtccagtaaactcaatgatgttgttagcaggagctagctgcagctaacactgtgctgtgtgcgtctgtggaagttagctaaaggctctgctatctgaaacatgagcaggaaacacgtttccagcagtggaaagaaaaccaacctgttctctgtagcttgatttcaggagttaaaatcacatccagcagttttctttgtcggtggagctcctcttcgtatccacttgttgttctttcttctgttatatctctgataaccgcagcgagcagccgtcgactgaataactctttaagatccttaaacccggccatcttacacacatccaagagtcacagagggaaaactcttcctcctcttcttcttcttcttcttctttggattttattggcagctggcatccaaaaagttgcactactgccatctgctggatttaattattactcacattcctaaatcctcctcaacaaacctgttctcaagagatatttaaacaagcatcttcagcctctccctctctccccacactccaaaatactttttacatctcttcttacgagtccctctctctccatttctgacatcatgttctgtctatgtgctacatactttctacatttaataactacatgttcaactgtttctgctagatTGCATATTTCACAAAGACCAGATGAATGTTTTTGAAGGGAAAACTCAACTCAGCGCTGACGTCTAATAGTGATGGGAAGTTCGGCTCTTTTCAGAGAGTCGGCTCTTTTGACTCCCAAACGGCTCTTAATTTAGGATCTTTTGTAGCCTCATATTTTAGCTTAACTTTgcaaaaatgaatgtgtgttgaAAACCCTTTGTGCATGCATTTATTGTTACAAAAGCATTCTTACTcttgttaaatattttaatcaaactttttaattgcacaaatacaaaaatgcaaatacaaaataaatacaaaaaactgcaaacaaatCTACAGAACAGAACCAGAACTCTTTAATCAAACAATATGAATGTCCTCAGTGCAGGTTGGCCTTGCGAAaaattaagataagataagataatcctttatttatcccacaatggggaaatttacattgttacagcagtaaagagcaaagattgcaaacaaaaagtgaacacagtacaatttaaattgaaaaaaagaaaaattaaaaatgtacaaaaaaaatagatactaaaaaatagatttaaaaaaataaaaaatagatcagctattGACAAAATTGTAGTCCGTAATATTCCATGAagcacagacatgcacacagtgcacataaagtgtaacatgttattgtgTAACGGATGTGGTCAGGGGAGTGAAGAAAAccagactttgactgttttccagcttttattttctgcagaagacaaaagaacattcaatttgccttctggacatttgttttctgcacctctgctccctcagcaatgcaaaacggcactgtgtgagctcaaaacacatttatattacattgaaatatattacaatcatcatttcattattttaactatatgtaaatatttataaccaaGAGCTGCTACAAATGGCTGCAAAACCTTGGTTTTACAGTgtatattaacaataaatctcattaaataaacatgagaaacagttaccaaatggtaaaacagtgacacctagtgGACAAAATAAACGACAACATGcggctgtaaaacaaaacagaaagtatgaaaatacaaggaaaaacatttgttttctgcacctctgctcctaAACATgctaaataaatattattttaattgaGAATATCTGCGGCACGTCAATCACGTGACACAGGCGCTGTAGGATATCACACAATTCGCGCCAAAACCGCTACATTCAAACAGTCTCCAAAGTGATATAAAACTCTCAAAACCTaaacaaaatgactgattaACATCGTATTACtatc
Protein-coding regions in this window:
- the LOC109996341 gene encoding gastrula zinc finger protein XlCGF57.1-like; this encodes MAGFKDLKELFSRRLLAAVIRDITEERTTSGYEEELHRQRKLLDVILTPEIKLQRTDVQQLLVSKEELPPGQQEWSHILDQEDTKPQHIKKEHEELWISQEEEQLQGLEEADTTKFPFTPVSVKSEDDEEKPQSSQLHQRQTEQMETGVDGEDCGGAEPERDSDPERCLQPETAVETEDSYGPETDDSHDWKETREHLLELNLKNKKLKTGKRPHSCSECGKRFNRKGTLTRHMLVHKGEKPYSCSECGKSFTQRGSLTTHMLIHTGEKAFSCSICSKCFTHRQNLTSHMLVHTGEKAFSCSECEKRFTLRVNLTSHMLVHTGEKPFSCSVCSKSFTRGEHLTRHMLVHTGEKPFSCSVCSKSFTRGEHLTRHMLVHTGEKAFSCSVCSKSFTQRGNLTNHKMSHTGEKPFSCSECGKRFSSKRYLTRHMMIHTGEKPFSCSECGKRFSSKRYLTRHMMIHTGEKC